In the Leptotrichia sp. oral taxon 223 genome, CAATCATCAAAAATTTCATTATTTACCATCCTTAATAACTAAAAATTTATATAAAAATCAAAAAAAATTAGGCTTTTATGAGATAACTTTAAAAATAAAATAGTCCCTTTGCCTAATTTCATACTTATTTTTTACACTTTCTATTTTTTACCGCCAAAAAATTTCCCAACTAATCCCATTACATCGTCCACTACGTTTCCATCTTTATTTGCATCGAGCATGTTTGTAATTGTGCTCATAATTCCACCTTCACCTGTGAAGTTTGATGCAAGGTTTGAAGTTAAGTTTCCGATTCCTTGTGCATCCAGATTATTTTCTTTTTTTTGCTGTCCCAATGCTCCTAATACAAGTGGAGCCAATGTTTGTAAGATTTTCATGCTTCCTTGGTTATCAAGTCCGCTTGACTGTGAAACGGCGTTTGCTACATTTTGTGTATTATTTCCAAACAAATGTCCTAAAATTCCTGCACCATCCTTTAAATCAGGATTTTGCAAATAACTTCCAAGATTATTTAATACTGAAGAACCGTCGTGCTGATTTAACGCATTGTTCAATCCTTCCGCTTTTTCACTGTTGTTTGCATTTTTATTGACTGCTGCCAATATTGCAGGCAAGGCTGCCGCTACTCCATTTTTTACTTGCGTGCTGCTTCCTCCTATCTGTTCTGTCAATTTTCCTAAATCCTGTCCTTGTAAAAGTCCAAATAATGCTTCTAAATTCATCTTCCCTCCTGTTTTTTATTTCTTAAATTATTGCTTTTATTTCAAGTTTACTGCCACTTTAGTATTTTTTTCATCATTATTTTTAAAATTTAAATTTTGAATACTTGTTACAGTATTTTCAGTTTCTGATTCCCTTGCATAAAATATAAATTCACTTGTTACAGAGTCTATCTGGATTCCATAAGTTATCCCATTTGTATATGTCAGTAAGCTTGACAGTTCCTTATCTCCCAAATTCGCCAAGATTTTTGTATAAATTGCTCTTGCTTCAGCTTCCTTGATGTTTTCATCAGATACTTGTATCAGATTAATTACCATATTTTCAATTATTGCAAGATTAGCCCCATCCACCTTTCCTACCTTTAAAAATATGCTTGTAGCACTTATTCCGCTGTAATCCAACGCATAAATAGCATCTCCCTTTGAATGGATTTTAGCATAATAGTAGTTCTTGTTTTCATACGCCAATTTTTCAAAATCTCCAATACTTATTTTATTATCTTTAGACTTTTTAGAAAAAGTTTCAATTATTTTTTCAATTGAATTATTTGAAAAAATATTTTCCTGTGCAGCTTTATTCTGTATATTTTCTGAATTTTTCTTTTTCTCCTGACTCTCCTTTTTGTCACAACTCATCATAAAAATAAATAAAAAAAGCAAAAATACAACTCTACTTTTATTCAACATTTTTACTACCACCTAATTTTATATACTTAAACTTCTCCAAAACCGAATCAGCCTAAAATTTATTACAGTAATCAATTCTTTATTTGTAGCAATACAATTTTGAAGCAATTTTATACATTATACAATATTATTCTTAATTTTTCCATATTTTTTCAAAAAAAAAGACTATCTAAAAATAAGTTATACTCATCTTAAATAGTCTTAAAAATTTATAAAAACAAAAACTTATTATTTTTCAATTTTTGTGTAAGGCATTAAAGCGATTTGTCTAGCTCTTTTGATTGCTTTGGCAATTTTTCTTTGAACTTTAGCTTCTAATCCTGTTACTCTCGCTGGAGAGATTTTTCCTTTATCATTCATAAAGTTTTTTAACAGTTCAACGTTTTTATAATTAATATCTTCTACTTTAAATTTAACTTTTGGACGTCTTTTTCTTCTTTTAAATTCTGTAACTGGTTTAGCTCTCATTAATTTGCACCTCCTAAAACTTTTATAGCAAATTTTATTTTTTATTATAAAATTTACTTAACTGTTATTAAAATGGAAACTCTTCATCGTCATCCATGTCATCATTATCGTTATCAAAAGTATCATTTTGTACCGGTTTGCTGTTATTGCTGCTAAAAGATTTGTTTTGCTGGTAACCTCCACTATTTCCAGAACTTCCTGCACTTTCAACAAATTCAAAGCTGTTTACAACAACTCTTGTCATTCTTCTTTTTTCACCGTTCTGTTCGTAACTGCTTACGCTCAAACGTCCCTGTACAAGAATTCTGTTACCTTTTCTAAAATATTCGGCAATTGTTTCTGCGGTTTTCTCCCAGACAGTACAGTCAATAAACTCCACTTCATCTCTTGTTTTTTGCACAGCTAATGAAAAATTTGCAAACGCCTTTCCTCCTGAAGTATATTTTAACTCAGGATCTCTTGTCATTCTTCCCATCAGTATTACTACATTCATAATTTTTCCCCCTAATTTTTATATTTATTTTTAAAATTTAAAATAACAAAACCTCAAATTTAATTTATAAGCATTAACCCTCTTATAACTTAAGTTATTTAAAATTAATCATTTTTAACAATCATGTATTTCAAAAGTGATTCGTTAATGTTTAATTTTGCTTCAATTTCAGTAAACTTAGTCCCATCTGCCTGGAATGTTGTTAAAACATAATATCCATTTTCTTTTTTCTTGATTGGGTAAGCTAATTTTCTATCTCCCCAGATTTCTGTCTTAACTTCAGTTGCTCCAGCGGCTGTCAATGTATTTTCTACAAATGCAACTCCAGCCTGTTTTTCTTCATCTGTCAATTGTGTAGACAAAATAAACATAATTTCGTAATTTCTCATTTCTTTCTCCTTTCCTATGGCTTTTTAGCCCTACTTCCATAAATAGAGCAGGTTATATAATTATAACAAAAAAAACTAACAAAATCAAGCCATTTTCAAAATTATTTATACCGTCTTCTTTTTTTCAAAATTTGAATAGACAAAAATAAAACTATTTAAGATTATCCGCTAAATAGTTTGTATTTTTATAATAAATTGTTTTAAAATAACTTTCTTTGCATTAGGCTTGTTTTTTGATTACTCTTCAAAAAATGGCGGCAATACAAAATTATCATCCTCTTCTTTGTCTTCTTCGTAACCATCTTCTTCATTTTGATAATTATTTTCTTCATCAGCTTCTTCCACTTTATTTTCTACGTCTGCTTTTTCTTCTTCCGGTGCAAACCTAATTGTTCTTGAAGCTTCTTCTGGATTAGTTGTTAAAAATTCTTCCTGAAAATCTGTCGCTACCAGTGACACGCTTATTGTGCCTTCCAGTTCAGGCTCCATAATGTATCCCCATAATAAGTTAGCCTTATCATGCCCTGCTTTTTCTGCGATTGTCTGAGCAACTTCCTGTATTTCCTGTAACCCAATATCCGGCCCAGCTGTAACGTTTATCAAGATTTTTCTTGCTCCTTCAATGGATTTTTCCAGCAATGGGCTGTTTAATGCCTGTGCTGTTGCACTCTTAGCTTTTTCATCGCCATTTGCCTCTCCAAATCCTAACATTGCAATTCCTGAGTTTTGCATAATGGATTTTACATCTGCAAAATCCAAGTTTACAATCCCTTGTTTTGTAATCAAGTCAGAAATCCCTTTTATTCCCATTTTCAAAACGCTATTCGCTTCTTTAAAGGCATTCATCAATGAAATATTCATTCCTGGTATTTCAAAAAGCCTGTCATTTGGAATGGCAATTAATGTGTCCACATTTTCTCTTAAATTATCAATTCCAACTGCAGCATTATTTTTCTTTAATGGCCCTTCAAATCCAAATGGCTTTGTAACAATTGCTACAGTTAAAATTCCCATTGCTTTTGCAACTTCAGCAATTATTGGAGATGCTCCTGTACCTGTTCCACCACCCATTCCAGCAGTTATGAACAGCATATCTGTTCCTTCTAGCACTTCTTTTATTTTTTCTTCTGATTCCTTTGCCGCAATCCTCCCTTTTTCAGGATCCGCTCCAGCCCCCATTCCTCGCCCTAAAAGAACTTTTATAGGTGCTTTTGATCTATCTAAATCCTGCTGATCTGTATTTATCGCTATAAAATCAACAGTCGTTATATTACTTTCAATCATATCGTTTATTGCATTTCCACCAGCTCCACCTACTCCCACTACTTTCAGTTTCGCTGCATTACTAAAGTTATCCATTTTTTCTTTGCTACTTAAGATTACTATAACTTAATTAAAGTAGCTTCTCCTTTCTCTTATTTTAACACACAGTATTATTTCACAACAATATCTATAAATCTCAAATCCATAGAAGTTACGGGTCTTTCTTTTTTTATCTTTTCGTACAGTTTATATGCATCATTATATTTTTTTTCCGTTACTAAAGTATCTGTTATAATTTTTACATTATTATTAAGTATTATTTCATAATTTTTTTCAGATTGCCGTATTTCTGAAATCATAGCATAAAAGTCTTTATTTTTTATTTTAGAAAGTATTGTTTTTATTTGATTTAAACTTTCATCACTTGTGTAATCTATTACAGGAATATTTTTTGAAGGATCTTCTAAAATATCACCGTATATATTTAAATCTTTATCTGCTAAAAGTGTTTTATCTCCCTTTTTCACATACGCATAAGGCTCCCTTTCTTCCAGAATTACCTTTATTTTGCTTGGAAAAAGTTTTTTTACCGATACTTTTTTTACTCTCACATCGGTTTTTATAAGATTTTCAATTTCATTGGTGTTTAGATACACAATATTTTTACCTTTCATCTGTTCCAACTGAACAGCTATATCCTGCTTTAACAATTTTGAATGCCCTTCTATTAGAACTTCCTGAATTTTAAAATAATCCGTATCTACAAATCTTTTACCAAAAAACATCATTCCCGCCAATAAAAATAATAAAATTAATACCTTAACTGACTTTTTCATATTCAAACTCCGTTTTTTCTATTATTATACACTTTTTTTTGATTTTATTCAACATATTAAATAAATTTATTTAAATTTATGATAAAATTAATCAAAAACTAAGTTCAAATGCTTAGGCTTGTTCATTGATATCTGATTTGAAATCAACCTTTCAGTATTACTATTTCTGTTTCCAGCTTTGCTCCAGATTTTTCAAAGACAGTTTCCTTTACATGTTCAATAACAGAAATAACGTCATTAAAAGTGGCATTTCCTAAATTTGTTATAAAATTTGGATGTTTTGGCGAAACTGCCGCATCTCCAACTCTATACCCCTTTAAACCAGCATCAGAAATAAGTCTTGCCGCAAATGTCCCTTCTGGATTTTTAAATGTACTTCCTAAATTAGGCAAGTCTAGCGGATGCTTTGCTTTTCTCTGTTCCCTCTTATCTTCTGAAGCAGCCTTGTCAAATCCGAACCCAAATTTGAAAAGGGCAGAAACTACAATCCATTTGTTTTCCTTTATCTCAGTAGTTCTGTATTTAAAGTTCAAGTCTGCTGTCCTAATTTTTACAATTTCTCCGTTATTTTTACAGACTTCCACTTCTTCAATGCAGTCAAAAATTTCTGTTCCGTAAGCTCCACCATTCATATTTACAAGTCCGCCAACAGATCCTGGAATGCCCGTAATATTTTCCAGTCCTGAATAATTATGTTTTTCCATAAAATCTATTAAATCGTCCAGATCCAGTCCAGCTTCCACTCTTACCAAATCATAGCTGTCCTCTTTTTCCCCGTTTTCAACTTTTTCCTCAACTGTTATATTTTTTAACCTTTTCAATGACAAAAAGCTTATATCCAAATTTCCGTCATTAATAAGGGTATTTGTTCCATTTCCTAAAAGGAAAATATTATTTCTGGTTTGTAAAACTTCTTTTAATTCATTTTTGTCATCTATGAAAATAAGCTCTTTTGCCGTTCCGCCAACTTTCATATTTGAATATTCCTTCATCTTGGCATTTTTTATTATTTCCATTTTTTATTTTACTCTCACTTTCTATGAATCTTTGTATAAGCGTTATTGTATCAGTTATTCTACAATATTATTTATTCTAACCATCAATTTCCATCTTTTTCAAGTCATTTGCAATCTCATGAGCCACTCTTGATACGCTTCCAGCTCCCATAAATACATAAGTATTTCCACTATTTCTATCATTTTTTATAATGTCTTCTATTTCTTCCTGAGTTTGCACCCTGACATTTCCTCCGATTTTTTCTGCAAGCAATTCTGAAGTTACACCGTAAGTGTTATCCTCGCTTGCTGCATATATTGGAAGTAAAATCAAGTCATCAGCGTCTTTTAATGAAGTTACGAAATCATCAAAGAAAAATTTTGTGCGGCTGTATCTGTGAGGCTGGAAAATTACAGTTACTTTGCCTTTTTCAGTATTATGTGCCGCATTGATTGTTACTTTCACTTCTGTTGGATGATGTGCATAGTCGTCAATTAATCTCAAATTATTATCGTAAATAACTTGGTATCTTCTGTTTGCGCCTTTAAATTTTAAGATTCTTTCCTTTACTTTTTTCATATTGCAGTTAAATTCATGGGCAAAATAAATTACCGGAAGTGAATTTGAAACATTATGATCTCCTGGAATGCTCAAGCTGAATGTGCCCAAATCTTCACCTTTTTTCACAACTTCAAAACTTGTTATTCCATCCTCCACTCTTATATTTTTGGCGTAAATATCAGCCGTTTCATCTTTTATGCTATACCAGACCACATTTTTATTTTTTATATTAAGCCCAACTTTTCCAACAGTATCCATGCAAAGAACAGCAATTTTTTCGGTACTGTCGATAAACTGCTCAAATGATTTCTTTATATTTTCAAAAGTTCCGTGATGATCCAAATGATCAGCCTCCACATTTGTTACAACAGAATATTTTGGTTTTATGTATAAAAATGAATTGTCACTTTCATCAGCTTCGGCAATAAAATATTCTGAGTTCCCAATCTGACTGTTACTGCTTATTTCTGGAATAATTCCTCCTACCACTATAAACGGCTCCTTTTCCAAAAGTGCCACGCTCATCATTGAACTTGTAGTAGTCTTTCCGTGAGTTCCTGCCACAGCGATTCCATCAAATCTATTCATTATTTCAGCAAGCAGCTCCCCTCTTTTTATTTTTTTTATATTATTATCAACAATATATTTGTATTCAGGGTTTGTTTCTCTTATTGCAGTTGAATATACAAATAAATCTATCCCTTTATCCTTTACATTTTCTTCCACTTGCCCTATGTAAACTTTTATTCCCATATCTTCCATATCTTTAGTTACAGGCTTTCTTTCCAAATCTGAACCTGCCACATTAAATCCGTCCGATGCCAGAATTTTTGCAAGTCCGCTCATTCCAATTCCGTTTATTCCGCTAAAATATACGTTATTTACTTTTGTTAGCATTTCTCCTCCAAATTTTCTTTTCTTGTTGTTAGTTTATTTATTCAAATTCCCATTTCTTTTACTATTATTTCTGCTGAATTGCCTTTTTTCAAGGTTTTTACATTTTCACTCATAAATTCCAGCATTGATGCCTGTCGCACTATTGATAATGCTTCGTCTATCGCTTTTTCTGCTGTTTCGTTTGTAAATATTTTTGCACCATTTGCATACTCCAGCACATCTGCATTTTCCTTTTGTCCGACAAAGTCGTATGGAATCAATACTGACGGTTTTTCAAGCTGGATAAGTTCAGAAATAGTCAAAGCTCCCGCACGGCAGATTACAATATCGGAAGCTGCCATCAATTCTGGAACATTTTCAAAATATGGCTCAACCACCGCTGTTCCAAAATCTCTTATTCTGTAAGTTGATGCTTCATAGTTATCTTTTCCTGTCGCCCAGAACAATCGTATTCTCTTGTCTTCCATTATCGTTTTCCATTTTTTCAAAATTGCCTCGTTTATATTCTTAGCACCAAGACTTCCACCAATTACAAGAACGACTCTTTCATCATCCTTTATTCCAAGCTTTCGTCTTTCCTCCTGTTTATTTTTCCCGTAAAACTCTTCCCTCAGCGGATTTCCAGTCACAACAAATTTTCTTTTATATTTTTCCTTGATGCCTTCAAGTGTATTTTCAAAAGCGATAAATACCTTTTTTGCACCTTTGTAAAACCATTTGTTGGCCTGCCCCATTGTGTGATTCTGTTCCTGTAAATAATACGGTATTCGTAGCACATTAGCCGCTATTAGCACCGGTATTGTTATATAGTTTCCAAACGCTATAATTTTTGCAGGCTTTTCCTTTTTTAACAGTTTTATTGCGCCTGCCGTTGCAGTTATCATTTTAAATCCTGATTTTATACTTCTTAACGGCAGTATATCCAGCCCAACAAACCTAAAATTTTCATTTGGGACAATATCCTTTTCCATTCTGTGCTTTGTTCCGATAAATAGCGTATCTATGCCCTTTTTCCTAACTTTTTTTGCGATTGACAAGGCTGGATAAATATGTCCGCCTGTTCCTCCTGTAGTAAATACTACCTTTTCCATTTTTTATTTTCCCTCTCGTTTTTATTTATTATTCAAAATTTATTTTATTTCTACATCATATAATCCATTTCCCGCAGTTTATCAAGGTTTCTTCCCATTTCCTGCCTGTATAGCGCCCGCAATATATTATAAACAATTCCTAAAGTCATCATAACTACTATCATTGTGCTTCCGCCGTAACTCATCATCGGAAGAGGAATCCCTGTAGAAGGTATCAGCTGGCTTGCAACCGCTACATTTCCAATTATCTGGGTGGCAAACATTATAAAAATGCCGCTTAATAGATATTTTGCATACAAATCCTTTATTTTTCTCAATGCAATCCCTATTATAATTAACAAGGCCGCATATAATCCCAATAAAAACAAGACTCCCAAAAATCCATTTTCCTCAGCAAATCCTGAAAAAACATAATCTGTATGTATTTCCGGCAAAAAATTATATTTCTGCAGCCCATTTCCATAAAATCTTCCGCTAACTTTTCCATTCGCTATGGCAATCAGCGATTCTGCGGTCTGCCCTCCGCCGTCTTTAGATTTATATTCAACAAGCCTGTTTACCCTATATCCAACCTTTGTTATCGCAAGCCATCCTCCGATTCCAATTATTGCTGAATAAGTCGAAATTATTGAAAATTTTACTTCCGCAATGAATAAATAAGTCAATGCTATTATTGTAATTTGCGCCGTACTGCTAAATGCCTTTTCAAATAAAATAAGAAACATATATATAAATGAACTTATCATCATAATTCCACTTGTTATCTTAGGAAATTTTTTTATTTTATTTCGTGTCTTAAATATATAAGCAAGCGTTGATAACGTAATAATTAAAAATAATTTAGCAAATTCTGAAGGCTGAAGCAGTATTATTTGCAGATCAATCCAGCGTTTTGCTCCATTTACCGTTTTTCCCGCCAGCAGCACCAATATAAGCCCGAAAGCCCCTATAACGTATAAATACTTCGCTATATCCTTATACTTCTTATAATTTACATTGGCTGTAAATGCAAACAGCCCCCATCCTACAACTAGCCACATTGCCTGACGCATTAAAAAATAATAGCTTTTTCCATATTCCTTTTGCCCTTTTGGAAAACTGAGACTTGCTATCGTTATAAGACTCAATGCTGAAAGCATTATAATTATAATTATAAAACTCGTTCCCAATATTTTTTTACTATTCACTTTTTTCTCCTAAATTACATTTTTCCAAAAAATAAAAATTATTTTCCTATAATTTTTTGTGTCAATTCCTTAAACACTTTTCCTCTATGCTCAAAGCTTTTAAATTGGCAAAAACTTGATGTCGCAGGTGAAAACAGCACTGTCTGGTTTTTTGAAAAATCTAAATTTCCCTTCAGACAATTCAGCACATTTTCAACTGTTTCCAAATTCTTATAATTTTTATACCCAATTTTTTCCATATCATTAATCAAAATCTGAGCATTATCCCCAATCAGGTAAACAAAGTCAACTTTTTCCTTAACTCTCTCAATCAGAGGCATATTATCAATTTTCTTATCATCTCCTCCTAAAATCATAATAATAGAATTATTAAACGAATCAATCGCCTTTAATGTTGATTCTACATTTGTACCCTTAGAGTCATTGATAAACGTCGTATTTTCTTTTACAAAAAAGTTTTCCAGTCTATGCTCAAGCGCAGTTGTCGATTTTAAAAATTTCACTAATTTTTCATTTTCCACATTCAATATTTTCGCCGAACTTATCAAAAATAACATATTTTCCAAATTATGTCTACCCTTTAATGACAATTCTTCAGTTTTTAACAAAATTTCTGAAATTTCATCAATTTTTTCACCAAAATTCTGAATTTCATCAATCCGTTTATTCAAATCCTTCATTACACGGATATTATTTTCATAAACAAAAACTGTTCCCTTTGCCTCTGTACTCAAATACACCTTTTGAGCCTTTATTTTCTCCTTTATCCCGCTTCGTTCATATAGCTTTGCAAAAACTTCATCATCCAGATTAATCAGCGCAAAATCATTTTCTGTCTGCTTATCAAAAATCGCAAACTTTGTAATATAGTAATCTTCCACCGTATCATACCGTGTCAGATGATCTGGCGTCAAATTAATTATCCCGGCGATATTTGAATGAATTTGCGGATTATTTTCCAATTGGTAGCTGCTAAGCTCCAACACAATATAATCCAGCTCTTCCTCATCAGCCACCAGTTTTGCAAATGAAAAACCTGCATTTCCAGCAAGTTTTGCACGAAATCCAGCAAAGTTAAGTAATTCTGCCATTTTAGTAGATGTTGTAGTTTTTCCATTTGTCCCAGTAAACGAAATAATTTTTATATTTTTATCCACATATTTATAAGCCAGATCAATTTCTGAAATAATCTTAATACCCTTTTCCTTTGCAACTTTCAGAAGTTCCGCCTTCCAAGGAATCCCTGGACTTTTTACTATAAATTCAATTTTTTCCTCATTCAAAAGTCTAATTCCCTCTGCTGACGGCATCGCAGCCTTGTCATCTATCAAATATACTTCATATCCATTTTTTTCCAGCAGTTCCTTAGCGCCAAGCCCGCTTAACCCAGCACCAAATACAATTCCCTTTTTATCCATGTGATTTTTTCCTCTTTCTATTATTTATTTTATATTTCTAAATTCCAAATTCTTAAGTACTCAACTAAATTATTTTTTATAAAAGTAAATTATTGTTAATAAATATTATTTCTTTTATTTTTTATGTTATTTTTTATTTCAACGCAAAGGGGAACAGTCGCCATCCCCTTTTATTTCGCAATATTAGTTATTTCAATTTCTTCAAATTATAGCATCTGAAGATTTTGGCGAAAGTGCTACGCACTAATCCCCGCTTGTCTAAGCAGTAGTCAATTATACAATGTTAAAATAACCGTTATTGCGAAAGAGGGCATGGCGTTTGATGCCCTTACGTTAGAAAAATTACTTAGTTAAATACTCAAAGATAAAATTTAAAATTAGTTTGCAGGGGAAAAATCCCCTGCTTTATTATTTATCTTAATTTCAAAATTACAAATGTTAATAGACATGTCATTATTGAAACAATCCAGAATCTTATTGTAACTTTTGTTTCAGGAAGCCCTAGTAGTTCAAAGTGATGGTGAATTGGAGCCATCTTGAATACCCGTTTTCCAAAAGTTTTAAAATGCCAGACTTGAATCATAACTGACAAGGCCTCCATAATAAATATAAATCCAGCAATTGGCAATAACAATTCCTGTTTTATGAAAATAACGATAATTCCTAAAATTCCTCCCAGTGTCAGAGAGCCAGTATCTCCCATAAATACTTGCGCCGGATAAAAATTGTACCATAAAAAACCAATTAACGCACCTATTACCGAAGCTAGGTAAACTGTTATTTCTGATACTTCTGGAATATGATACAGATTTAAATATTTTGCATAATTATGGTGTCCTGTCAAATATGTTATTATAAGAAGCGTAATACTTACTACAATTATTGGCCCACTTACAAGTCCGTCCAGCCCGTCTGTCAAGTTTACCGCATTTGAAGAGCCAATAATTACAAATCCCATAAATATGAAAAATAAAATAGGCGTTATATATAAATATGAATTTTTAAATAATGGATTTACTATTGAAAAATCAACCGTTTTATTAACCAGTCCAAATTTATATACAAACAAAAATGTCAATGCTGTAATGATAAGCTGTCCCAATATTTTTTTCTTTCCAGAAAGTCCGCTTTTATGTCTTGTTAATTTCAAATAATCATCATAAAACCCAATTGTCGTAAATAAAATTGTAATTATAAACAGAAATACAATAAATTTATTTGTGAAATTACCAGCGATGGCAGTTGCAAATAAAATTGCGCCAATTATTAAAAGCCCTCCCATTGTAGGCGTTCCCGACTTGTCAAAATGTGATTTAGGCCCTTCCTCCCTTGCTGTATCTCCATATTTTTTCTTTTTAAGCCAGGCAATGAACGGCTTACCCAAAATCAGCATAAACAAAAACCCGATCATAAACGCCACAGATGCCCTCAACATTATTGATTTAAAAACACGTAAAACTCTCCAGTTATTTATAAATAACTCTTGCAGTAAATATAACATTCCTTATTGTAGAATTTTTTTACTCAATAATCCATACTCAAACAAATTATGCAGTAATAAAAAACTCTTCTCCTTTCTTCATTTAAAATATTTATTTTTCTATGATTTCTTCTAATCTCATTCCCCGTGATGCTTTTAACAGCACTACCTTTTCTTTTGAAATCTGTCTTATTTTTTCTTTTATCTCTTCCTTTTCATCAAAATGTCCAAATTCCTTATTTTTCAAATTTTCATTTTCTGAATTCCCATTGTCCACATTTTCCTTTATTTTTTCAAATAGACTTTTCATTCTTTTTCCAAACAAATAAAGCTTGTCAAATTTTATATTTTTTATTGTATTAAAAATGTCGCTATGAAGTTCAAGCTCGTTTTCTCCCAGTTCCAGCATATCCCCCAGAACCACGACTTTTAACCTGTCGTTATATATTTGGGAAAATGTTTCAAGTGACTTCTCCATAGACATTGGACTTGCATTATAGGCGTCATTAATATATGTTGTACTGCCGCTTTCAATTATTTGAAACCGCATTCCAGTCAAGCCAATATTTTTCACAGCTTCACCGATTACTTTATCTTCCATTCCGAACTGTTTAGCCACAGCAATTGCCATAACTAAGTTTAATACATTATGTTCTCCCAGAACATTCGTCTTATAATTTCTTTCAACCGTGCTTTGACAAATTTTTCCAAAATATTTTAG is a window encoding:
- a CDS encoding DUF937 domain-containing protein — encoded protein: MNLEALFGLLQGQDLGKLTEQIGGSSTQVKNGVAAALPAILAAVNKNANNSEKAEGLNNALNQHDGSSVLNNLGSYLQNPDLKDGAGILGHLFGNNTQNVANAVSQSSGLDNQGSMKILQTLAPLVLGALGQQKKENNLDAQGIGNLTSNLASNFTGEGGIMSTITNMLDANKDGNVVDDVMGLVGKFFGGKK
- a CDS encoding single-stranded DNA-binding protein produces the protein MNVVILMGRMTRDPELKYTSGGKAFANFSLAVQKTRDEVEFIDCTVWEKTAETIAEYFRKGNRILVQGRLSVSSYEQNGEKRRMTRVVVNSFEFVESAGSSGNSGGYQQNKSFSSNNSKPVQNDTFDNDNDDMDDDEEFPF
- the murB gene encoding UDP-N-acetylmuramate dehydrogenase → MEIIKNAKMKEYSNMKVGGTAKELIFIDDKNELKEVLQTRNNIFLLGNGTNTLINDGNLDISFLSLKRLKNITVEEKVENGEKEDSYDLVRVEAGLDLDDLIDFMEKHNYSGLENITGIPGSVGGLVNMNGGAYGTEIFDCIEEVEVCKNNGEIVKIRTADLNFKYRTTEIKENKWIVVSALFKFGFGFDKAASEDKREQRKAKHPLDLPNLGSTFKNPEGTFAARLISDAGLKGYRVGDAAVSPKHPNFITNLGNATFNDVISVIEHVKETVFEKSGAKLETEIVILKG
- a CDS encoding lipoprotein, which codes for MLNKSRVVFLLFLFIFMMSCDKKESQEKKKNSENIQNKAAQENIFSNNSIEKIIETFSKKSKDNKISIGDFEKLAYENKNYYYAKIHSKGDAIYALDYSGISATSIFLKVGKVDGANLAIIENMVINLIQVSDENIKEAEARAIYTKILANLGDKELSSLLTYTNGITYGIQIDSVTSEFIFYARESETENTVTSIQNLNFKNNDEKNTKVAVNLK
- the rpsF gene encoding 30S ribosomal protein S6; its protein translation is MRNYEIMFILSTQLTDEEKQAGVAFVENTLTAAGATEVKTEIWGDRKLAYPIKKKENGYYVLTTFQADGTKFTEIEAKLNINESLLKYMIVKND
- a CDS encoding cell division protein FtsQ/DivIB encodes the protein MKKSVKVLILLFLLAGMMFFGKRFVDTDYFKIQEVLIEGHSKLLKQDIAVQLEQMKGKNIVYLNTNEIENLIKTDVRVKKVSVKKLFPSKIKVILEEREPYAYVKKGDKTLLADKDLNIYGDILEDPSKNIPVIDYTSDESLNQIKTILSKIKNKDFYAMISEIRQSEKNYEIILNNNVKIITDTLVTEKKYNDAYKLYEKIKKERPVTSMDLRFIDIVVK
- the ftsZ gene encoding cell division protein FtsZ; this encodes MDNFSNAAKLKVVGVGGAGGNAINDMIESNITTVDFIAINTDQQDLDRSKAPIKVLLGRGMGAGADPEKGRIAAKESEEKIKEVLEGTDMLFITAGMGGGTGTGASPIIAEVAKAMGILTVAIVTKPFGFEGPLKKNNAAVGIDNLRENVDTLIAIPNDRLFEIPGMNISLMNAFKEANSVLKMGIKGISDLITKQGIVNLDFADVKSIMQNSGIAMLGFGEANGDEKAKSATAQALNSPLLEKSIEGARKILINVTAGPDIGLQEIQEVAQTIAEKAGHDKANLLWGYIMEPELEGTISVSLVATDFQEEFLTTNPEEASRTIRFAPEEEKADVENKVEEADEENNYQNEEDGYEEDKEEDDNFVLPPFFEE
- the rpsR gene encoding 30S ribosomal protein S18 is translated as MRAKPVTEFKRRKRRPKVKFKVEDINYKNVELLKNFMNDKGKISPARVTGLEAKVQRKIAKAIKRARQIALMPYTKIEK
- the murC gene encoding UDP-N-acetylmuramate--L-alanine ligase, encoding MLTKVNNVYFSGINGIGMSGLAKILASDGFNVAGSDLERKPVTKDMEDMGIKVYIGQVEENVKDKGIDLFVYSTAIRETNPEYKYIVDNNIKKIKRGELLAEIMNRFDGIAVAGTHGKTTTSSMMSVALLEKEPFIVVGGIIPEISSNSQIGNSEYFIAEADESDNSFLYIKPKYSVVTNVEADHLDHHGTFENIKKSFEQFIDSTEKIAVLCMDTVGKVGLNIKNKNVVWYSIKDETADIYAKNIRVEDGITSFEVVKKGEDLGTFSLSIPGDHNVSNSLPVIYFAHEFNCNMKKVKERILKFKGANRRYQVIYDNNLRLIDDYAHHPTEVKVTINAAHNTEKGKVTVIFQPHRYSRTKFFFDDFVTSLKDADDLILLPIYAASEDNTYGVTSELLAEKIGGNVRVQTQEEIEDIIKNDRNSGNTYVFMGAGSVSRVAHEIANDLKKMEIDG